A stretch of Elephas maximus indicus isolate mEleMax1 chromosome 20, mEleMax1 primary haplotype, whole genome shotgun sequence DNA encodes these proteins:
- the GNAI2 gene encoding guanine nucleotide-binding protein G(i) subunit alpha-2, with product MGCTVSAEDKAAAERSKMIDKNLREDGEKAAREVKLLLLGAGESGKSTIVKQMKIIHEDGYSEEECRQYRAVVYSNTIQSIMAIVKAMNNLQINFSDSSREDDARQLFALSCTAEEQGVLPEDLSSVIRRLWADHGVQACFGRSREYQLNDSAAYYLNDLERIAQSDYIPTQQDVLRTRVKTTGIVETHFTFKDLHFKMFDVGGQRSERKKWIHCFEGVTAIIFCVALSAYDLVLAEDEEMNRMHESMKLFDSICNNKWFTDTSIILFLNKKDLFEEKITHSPLTICFPEYTGANKYDEAASYIQSKFEDLNKRKDTKEIYTHFTCATDTKNVQFVFDAVTDVIIKNNLKDCGLF from the exons ATGGGCTGCACCGTGAGCGCCGAGGACAAGGCGGCGGCCGAGCGCTCCAAGATGATCGACAAGAATCTGCGGGAAGACGGCGAGAAGGCGGCGCGGGAGGTGAAGTTGCTGCTGCTGG GTGCTGGGGAGTCAGGGAAGAGCACCATTGTCAAGCAGATGAA GATCATCCATGAGGATGGCTACTCAGAGGAGGAATGCCGGCAGTACCGGGCAGTGGTCTACAGCAACACCATTCAGTCTATCATGGCCATCGTCAAGGCCATGAACAACCTGCAGATTAACTTTTCTGACTCCTCCCGAGAG GACGATGCCAGGCAGCTGTTTGCACTGTCTTGCACGGCTGAGGAGCAGGGCGTGCTTCCAGAGGACCTGTCCAGCGTCATCCGGAGGCTCTGGGCTGACCATGGTGTACAGGCCTGCTTTGGCCGCTCAAGGGAGTACCAGCTCAATGATTCAGCTGCCTA ctACCTGAATGACCTGGAGCGCATCGCACAGAGTGACTACATCCCCACGCAGCAGGACGTGCTGCGGACCCGTGTGAAGACCACGGGCATCGTGGAGACACACTTCACCTTCAAGGACCTACACTTCAA GATGTTTGATGTGGGTGGTCAGCGGTCTGAGCGGAAAAAGTGGATCCACTGCTTTGAGGGCGTCACAGCGATCATCTTCTGCGTAGCCTTGAGCGCCTATGACCTGGTGCTGGCTGAGGATGAGGAGATG AACCGCATGCATGAAAGCATGAAGCTGTTTGACAGCATCTGCAACAACAAGTGGTTCACGGACACGTCCATCATCCTCTTCCTCAACAAGAAGGACCTGTTCGAGGAGAAGATCACACACAGCcccctgaccatctgcttccctGAATACACAG GGGCCAACAAGTACGACGAGGCAGCCAGCTATATCCAGAGCAAGTTTGAGGACCTGAACAAGCGCAAGGACACCAAGGAGATCTACACACACTTCACTTGTGCCACCGACACCAAGAACGTGCAGTTTGTGTTTGATGCCGTCACCGACGTCATCATCAAGAACAACCTGAAGGACTGCGGCCTCTTCTGA